The following are from one region of the Parcubacteria group bacterium genome:
- a CDS encoding Type 1 glutamine amidotransferase-like domain-containing protein, with translation MIEYILQGGGTKEFSFKKYINLWKSLNLIPRKSKVLVVFFARPKETWEMLYKKTKNSNFVFGRWDIEYVLASDNSNEFIKQIKECDVISFRGGNTPKLQKRLAEISDFRQLLEGKITIGSSAGALVFAKYYYDQDYDQIFEGLNFLNIKMITHYKSKGEYAASSGDDKLKMLKSYKEELPVYAIRETEFVVINE, from the coding sequence ATGATCGAATATATCCTCCAAGGCGGTGGAACGAAAGAATTTTCATTCAAAAAATACATCAATCTCTGGAAATCTCTAAACCTGATTCCGAGAAAATCCAAGGTGTTAGTGGTTTTTTTCGCTAGACCAAAAGAAACTTGGGAAATGCTTTACAAAAAAACAAAAAATTCTAATTTTGTTTTTGGAAGATGGGATATTGAATATGTTTTAGCCTCGGATAATTCAAATGAATTTATCAAACAAATCAAAGAGTGCGACGTGATATCTTTCCGAGGAGGCAATACCCCGAAGCTTCAGAAAAGGTTAGCGGAAATTTCTGATTTTAGACAACTCTTGGAAGGAAAAATTACTATCGGCTCTTCAGCGGGCGCACTTGTGTTTGCGAAATACTATTATGACCAAGATTATGACCAGATTTTTGAAGGCTTGAATTTTCTGAATATAAAAATGATTACGCATTATAAATCAAAGGGAGAATATGCCGCTTCTAGTGGAGATGACAAGCTAAAAATGTTAAAGAGCTATAAAGAGGAATTGCCAGTTTATGCAATTCGGGAAACGGAATTTGTAGTAATCAATGAATAA
- a CDS encoding NUDIX hydrolase: MLTKIEKWKELSREVVFQKYGRKIEKVMFQFPDGTQSDYYIKKEGPTICILALTKNNEVILARQFRPGPNEILLELPGGGTESGEMPEQAIERELLEETGYRGKIQFVAEILDDAYSTMRRRCFVATDCEKMAEPKNTSSEICETILLTIPEFRKLLRAGQLTDIEVGYLGLDYLNLL, from the coding sequence ATGCTAACAAAAATCGAAAAATGGAAAGAATTGTCGCGCGAAGTGGTTTTTCAAAAATATGGTCGAAAAATCGAGAAAGTGATGTTTCAATTTCCTGATGGGACGCAGAGTGATTATTACATTAAAAAAGAAGGTCCGACGATTTGTATCTTGGCGCTGACGAAAAATAACGAAGTGATTCTGGCAAGGCAATTTCGACCGGGACCGAATGAAATTCTCCTGGAACTTCCCGGCGGCGGAACGGAAAGCGGAGAGATGCCAGAGCAGGCGATTGAGCGTGAACTGCTTGAAGAGACGGGCTATCGTGGAAAAATTCAGTTTGTGGCAGAAATTTTAGATGATGCTTATTCGACGATGCGTCGGCGCTGTTTTGTGGCGACAGATTGTGAAAAAATGGCGGAGCCGAAAAATACCAGTTCGGAAATTTGTGAGACCATTCTTCTGACTATTCCTGAATTTCGTAAATTGCTTCGCGCCGGCCAACTGACTGATATCGAAGTGGGGTATTTGGGACTAGATTATTTGAACTTGTTGTAG
- a CDS encoding cysteine peptidase family C39 domain-containing protein: MKIILRVESFQETLSASMCGPASLKIVLGYYGVEKTEKELAKLCEVKKDLGTDAQGIKGAAESLGFKVEIKNNSSFGDIEKWLEKGVPVIVNWFTRGRIDYPDSNVPDGHYSVVTGLDEKYIYLQDPEIGKIRKLEKDDFLTVWFDFGGKYIKADELIIQQIIAIYK; the protein is encoded by the coding sequence ATGAAAATAATACTGAGGGTTGAATCATTTCAGGAAACACTAAGCGCCAGCATGTGTGGTCCAGCTTCGCTTAAAATAGTTCTCGGCTATTACGGTGTGGAAAAAACGGAAAAAGAATTGGCAAAACTATGCGAAGTGAAAAAAGATCTGGGCACTGATGCGCAAGGAATTAAAGGAGCAGCGGAAAGCCTGGGATTTAAAGTGGAAATAAAAAACAATAGCAGTTTTGGAGATATTGAAAAATGGCTAGAAAAAGGTGTGCCAGTGATTGTGAATTGGTTCACGCGGGGCAGAATAGATTACCCTGACTCAAATGTGCCGGATGGCCATTATTCAGTCGTGACGGGCTTAGACGAAAAATATATCTATCTGCAAGATCCGGAAATTGGCAAAATCAGAAAATTGGAAAAAGATGATTTTCTCACAGTATGGTTTGATTTTGGTGGAAAATATATCAAAGCTGATGAGCTAATCATTCAGCAAATAATTGCAATTTATAAATAA